The Gemmatimonadota bacterium DH-78 region CGACTACATGCGCTGGCGCATGGAGACGGCGTACGGGGACCCCGAGGCGGCCCCCCCTCCCGACGAGTTGGAGCGGTTCGTACGCTGGGCCGCTGCGATGCGCCGGGACATGTGAACGGAGGTACTCGACATGTCGAAGCTCTTCTGGCTGACGGTGCTCGCCTTCGCGGTCGCGGTCTATTTCCCGGACTCGCGCGCGTGGCTCATGGAGAAGGCCCAGCCGGTGGTGAACCCGATGCTGCGTACGGCCACCCTGTCGGAGATGGACAAGATCGTGGGTGACCTGCACACCCACGCCCGCGAGAACCTCGGCCGATACCCCGAGACGCGCGACTTCGGCGCGTGGCTCGACGCCCAGTACTCCGGGGGCGGTTCGCGCGACTCCTGGGACACCGCCTACCAGCTCGAGGATCTGCGCCGCGACAACCGCATGCAGATCCGCTCGTGGGGACCCGACCGCCAGAGAGGAACGGACGACGACATTCTCGTCGAGTTCCGCAGGGAAGGTCGCTGACGCCGCGTGCCCGACATTCTCTCTCTGGTGGCCGATCACGGCCCCTGGATGCTGGCCCTGCTCGCCTTCCTCGAGACGGTGTTCGTGACGGGCGTGTTCGTGCCCTCGGGGCTGGCCACCACCTTCGCCACCCTGCTCGCGAGTCAGGGGGCGATGTCGCTTTCGGCGGTCGCCGTTGCGGCGGCGGCCGGTGGGTTCGCCGGCGACGTGACCGGGTACTGGATCGGCCGGCGCGGCGGCGAGGCGATGCGGGCCGGCGACGGGATGGTGGCGCAGGCGCTCGCGCGGTACGACGCCACCACCGGTCGATACCTCTCGGGCCATCCATTCTTCTCCGTTACTCTCGCCCGACTCGTGGCGTTCGTGCGCACCGTGATGCCCCTGGCGAGCGGGATCGCCCGGGTGCCCTTCGTGGTGTTCGTCGTCTTCGAGCTCCCGGGTCTGCTGGGCTGGGTGGCGCTCTACATGGCCATCGGTCTGGTCGCCGGCGAGAGTTGGCAGGCCGCCGGCTCGGTGGTGGGGGGCGGCTGGCTCGCCCTCTTCACGGTGGCGGGGGCCGTTCTGCTGTGGCGTGCGCGCCGCCGTCGTCTCGACGCGGCCCGGGCGGGCGGCACCCGCACGGCGGAGGCCGAGGAATGACGCTCCGGGTAGCGCTCACCGGCAATGTGGCGTCGGGCAAGTCGACGGTGGCGGAACGCTTCCGGGCGGCCGGGCTGCCGGTGGTGAGTGCCGACGAGGTCGCGCGGGAGGTGGTGGCGCCCGGCACCGAGGGATTGGCCCGCATCCGCGAGGTGTTCGGCCCGGAGGTGATCGCGGCCGACGGTACCCTCGACCGGGCGCGCATGCGCGAAAGAGTGTTTTCCGACCCCGACGCCCGGCGCCGGCTCGAGGGCATCACGCACCCCCGCATCCGCGCTGCCGTCGATCGCTGGATCGAGAGCCGGGCGGCGGAGGGTGCCCCGGTCGTGGTGGCGGAGATCCCCCTTCTCTTCGAGACCGGCCGCGACGCCGATTTCGACCGCATCGTCTTCGTCGACGCGCCGGCAGA contains the following coding sequences:
- a CDS encoding VTT domain-containing protein is translated as MPDILSLVADHGPWMLALLAFLETVFVTGVFVPSGLATTFATLLASQGAMSLSAVAVAAAAGGFAGDVTGYWIGRRGGEAMRAGDGMVAQALARYDATTGRYLSGHPFFSVTLARLVAFVRTVMPLASGIARVPFVVFVVFELPGLLGWVALYMAIGLVAGESWQAAGSVVGGGWLALFTVAGAVLLWRARRRRLDAARAGGTRTAEAEE